One region of Oryza sativa Japonica Group chromosome 5, ASM3414082v1 genomic DNA includes:
- the LOC107280996 gene encoding uncharacterized protein, translating into MAVADDRRGPRGWARLPDEVLRELYRRIPCEIDRHYARRVCHSWRAALARLEPPAPHPQVPWLLLPETNEHGLTFSCVLSECRAHRFFLPSGARRARYFGSYDGAWLFLAVDGRGAQAQDHLLVNLNNFQYLDLPNAILLHNWYEPDKLDLKKVAIVAAALSRPPTERGCVVAGIIEPFLSAHRVAFWRMGDRVISPQPAWPLPLEEVEDILHYTFNRNGREHEAFLVLTTEENALVCEPRFHGSSVQVLSNLVRFIPRGSDGQPVLARYLVESRGEVLMVVRLGSAIQYDPSAEEFRVFERRDFNDGKFNCIWNSMSELEGRMLFVGRGCSRSYEAADGPAMEGVYFLDDRSFRDPIFHDPYEQPIFRRANRCSDNGKWLEAPFIRLDRCLPERGPSKCSPPVWILP; encoded by the coding sequence ATGGCGGTTGCTGATGatcggcgggggcctcggggaTGGGCGCGCCTCCCAGACGAAGTCCTGCGCGAGCTCTACCGCCGCATCCCGTGCGAGATCGACCGCCACTACGCGCGCCGCGTCTGCCACTCCTGGCGCGCGGCGCTCGCGAGGCTCGAGCCCCCGGCGCCGCATCCCCAGGTCCCGTGGCTCCTCCTCCCGGAGACCAACGAGCACGGGCTCACCTTCTCCTGCGTCCTCAGCGAGTGCCGCGCACACCGCTTCTTCCtcccgagcggcgcgcggcgcgcgcgctaCTTCGGTTCGTACGACGGCGCCTGGCTCTTCCTCGCCGTGGATGGCCGAGGAGCACAAGCACAAGACCACCTCCTCGTCAACCTCAACAACTTCCAGTACCTCGACCTCCCCAACGCGATCCTCCTCCACAACTGGTACGAGCCGGACAAGCTGGACCTCAAGAaagtcgccatcgtcgccgccgcgctctcgcGGCCGCCAACTGAACGAGGATGCGTCGTCGCCGGCATCATCGAACCTTTCCTCTCCGCCCACCGAGTCGCGTTCTGGCGCATGGGCGATCGGGTGATCTCGCCGCAGCCGGCGTGGCCGTTGCCGCTGGAAGAAGTGGAGGACATCCTGCACTACACCTTCAACCGCAACGGACGGGAGCATGAAGCTTTCCTTGTCCTCACCACGGAGGAAAACGCGCTTGTGTGCGAACCGAGGTTCCATGGATCAAGCGTGCAAGTCCTCTCGAATTTGGTGCGCTTCATTCCGCGTGGATCCGACGGCCAGCCGGTCCTTGCTCGCTACCTCGTGGAGTCCCGCGGGGAAGTTCTCATGGTCGTCAGGTTAGGCTCTGCGATTCAGTACGATCCGTCGGCGGAGGAGTTCAGGGTGTTCGAGAGAAGAGATTTCAACGACGGCAAGTTCAACTGCATATGGAACTCGATGTCTGAGCTCGAAGGCCGGATGCTGTTCGTCGGACGAGGCTGCTCAAGATCCTACGAGGCGGCCGATGGCCCCGCCATGGAGGGCGTCTACTTCTTGGATGACCGGAGCTTCCGCGACCCGATCTTCCACGACCCCTACGAGCAGCCGATCTTCCGTCGCGCCAACCGTTGCAGCGACAACGGCAAATGGTTGGAAGCGCCTTTCATCCGGCTCGACCGCTGCTTGCCGGAGCGAGGCCCATCGAAATGCTCGCCTCCGGTTTGGATTCTCCCTTGA
- the LOC136356742 gene encoding F-box/LRR-repeat protein At3g58940-like, with translation MGMLALRRLMAAQRDRRRRRKAQARNGAITSMAKRKGTFLRGGDSSQGAKRLRYSGPYLTEDIWRHIHSLMPLRDAARAACVSQAFLRSWRRYPNLILTTETLGLEQKKHWKVHMARYFTRVDHILKNHSGIGVKRFQLVCGRRKLICRLNNWLQIAISSGIEEITLSLPSEYSFPCSLLSGGSGRSLQHLELVNCAFRPMAGLGCSRNLTKLHLHSVLITDDELACFLSECFALKHLDLSYCRELVYLKIPCLLEQLSYLNVDLCHLQMIESKAPNLSSLIYSGNLIELSLGQSSQVKTLDINFYDKTNFLCYVITKLQNIVPNLESLTIYSDDERINTPMVDAKFLHLKYLEIYFDGLDGSDEAFPPEYDYLSLVSVLHASPVLDTFILSVQQGGMKHDSVSGDTTTNLRTMPGHKHERLKEVMIIGFCSATSMVELTCHILENTTSLETITLDAVCDVHDLENIGRCCTTTIRKTGSCYPLRREMILEAHRGVMAIERYIRGKVPSIVELTIREPCTWCHDLERLDALEKENRSHYSPPHLKLEDISLLLKPV, from the exons ATGGGGATGTTGGCGCTGAGGCGTCTCATGGCTGCGCAGCgggatcgccgtcgtcgtcgcaagGCCCAAGCTCGCA ATGGAGCAATTACTTCCATGGCTAAACGAAAGGGCACATTCCTACGAGGGGGTGATAGTTCTCAGGGTGCTAAAAGATTGAGGTATTCAGGGCCATACCTCACGGAG GACATTTGGCGCCATATACATTCCTTAATGCCGCTGCGAGATGCTGCCCGTGCTGCTTGTGTATCTCAAGCATTTCTTCGTTCGTGGAGACGCTATCCTAACCTCATCTTAACAACGGAAACATTGGGCTTGGAACAGAAAAAACATTGGAAGGTTCATATGGCAAGGTATTTCACTAGAGTTGATCACATTCTGAAGAATCACTCGGGCATTGGTGTGAAGAGATTTCAGCTTGTTTGTGGTCGCCGCAAACTTATATGTCGTCTCAACAATTGGCTTCAGATTGCTATTTCATCTGGAATTGAAGAAATCACTCTTTCGCTGCCTTCGGAATACAGCTTCCCATGCTCACTTTTGTCTGGTGGGAGTGGAAGGTCGCTTCAGCATCTTGAGCTTGTCAATTGTGCCTTCCGCCCTATGGCTGGCCTTGGTTGCTCGAGAAATCTGACGAAGCTGCATTTGCATTCTGTTCTTATTACGGATGATGAGTTAGCTTGCTTTCTTTCTGAGTGTTTTGCTTTGAAGCATTTGGATCTCAGCTATTGCAGAGAGTTAGTATATCTGAAGATACCATGTTTGCTGGAGCAACTCAGCTACCTGAATGTGGATTTGTGCCATCTGCAAATGATAGAGAGCAAAGCTCCGAACCTGTCCAGTCTTATATATTCTGGTAACCTAATAGAACTCTCACTTGGACAATCATCGCAAGTGAAGACCCTAGATATAAACTTCTATGATAAGACCAACTTCCTCTGTTATGTTATTACCAAGCTTCAAAATATTGTCCCAAATCTTGAAAGTCTTACCATATATTCTGATGATGAG AGGATTAATACACCTATGGTTGATGCCAAATTCCTCCACCTGAAGTACTTGgagatttattttgatggtcTTGATGGTAGTGATGAGGCCTTCCCCCCAGAATACGATTATTTGTCTTTGGTTTCAGTTCTCCACGCATCTCCTGTTTTGGATACTTTCATCTTGTCT GTGCAGCAGGGAGGAATGAAGCATGATTCAGTTTCCGGTGACACAACCACAAATTTGAGAACTATGCCTGGACACAAGCATGAGAGGCTGAAGGAGGTGATGATCATTGGATTCTGCTCCGCGACGAGCATGGTTGAGCTAACATGTCATATACTCGAGAACACAACATCGCTGGAAACTATTACATTGGATGCTGTATGTGATGTGCATGATCTTGAAAATATTGGGAGATGTTGTACGACTACTATCCGCAAAACCGGCTCATGCTACCCACTAAGAAGGGAGATGATCTTGGAAGCCCATAGAGGGGTCATGGCAATTGAAAGATACATCAGGGGGAAAGTTCCATCTATTGTTGAGTTAACTATTCGTGAGCCTTGTACGTGGTGCCATGATCTTGAACGCTTAGACGCCTTAGAAAAGGAAAACAGGTCACATTATTCCCCACCTCATCTTAAGCTTGAGGACATTTCATTATTGTTAAAACCTGTATAA
- the LOC107280997 gene encoding thaumatin-like protein isoform X2 translates to MMAATGRSCWWVAGRGGTRAARSSARAPPPAAAHEAHEAEEEAAGGTAATTRQITEDITKLQFGAEAAGTTVFTMRNNCTYTVWATTLSRNTAVAIGAGGFELSPGANVSFLAPDGWSGRLWARTDCATSGTASLACATGDFGGAVSCSLGGAPPVTLAEFTLGGGDGKDFYDVSLVGGGRRGSPGAAPPPAARALLLAAPPRRPPAASPPTAASSPLAGHRRPPPPAG, encoded by the exons atgatggcggcgacggggagaAGCTGCTGGTGGGTGGCGGGGAGGGGCGGCAcgcgggcggcgaggagcagcgcgcgggctcccccgccggccgccgcccacgaGGCTCacgaggcagaggaggaggcggcgggcggcacggcggcgacgacacggCAAATTACTGAGGATATCACCAAG CTGCAGTTCGGCGCTGAGGCAGCCGGCACGACGGTCTTCACGATGCGCAACAACTGCACCTACACCGTCTGGGCGACCACCTTGTCCAGAAACACAGCGGTGGCCATCGGGGCCGGCGGCTTCGAGCTGTCGCCCGGCGCCAACGTCTCGTTCCTAGCCCCGGATGGTTGGTCCGGCCGCTTGTGGGCGCGCACGGACTGTGCAACCTCTGGCACCGCGTCCCTCGCCTGCGCCACGGGGGACTTCGGCGGCGCCGTGAGCTGCTCcctcggcggcgcgccgcccgtCACCCTCGCCGAGTTCACGCTGGGCGGTGGCGACGGGAAGGACTTCTACGACGTGAGCCTTgtgggcggcggccgacgggggAGCCcgggcgccgctcctccccccgccgcccgcgcgctgctcctcgccgcccctccccgccgcccacCTGCAGCTTctccccccaccgccgcctcgtcgcccctTGCCGGCCAtcgacgccctcctcctcctgccggcTGA
- the LOC107280997 gene encoding pathogenesis-related protein 5 isoform X3 — protein MKFGRSPTLLLLVGFLWSQLQFGAEAAGTTVFTMRNNCTYTVWATTLSRNTAVAIGAGGFELSPGANVSFLAPDGWSGRLWARTDCATSGTASLACATGDFGGAVSCSLGGAPPVTLAEFTLGGGDGKDFYDVSLVGGGRRGSPGAAPPPAARALLLAAPPRRPPAASPPTAASSPLAGHRRPPPPAG, from the exons ATGAAATTCGGACGATCTCCAACCCTTCTACTCCTCGTTG GGTTCCTATGGTCGCAGCTGCAGTTCGGCGCTGAGGCAGCCGGCACGACGGTCTTCACGATGCGCAACAACTGCACCTACACCGTCTGGGCGACCACCTTGTCCAGAAACACAGCGGTGGCCATCGGGGCCGGCGGCTTCGAGCTGTCGCCCGGCGCCAACGTCTCGTTCCTAGCCCCGGATGGTTGGTCCGGCCGCTTGTGGGCGCGCACGGACTGTGCAACCTCTGGCACCGCGTCCCTCGCCTGCGCCACGGGGGACTTCGGCGGCGCCGTGAGCTGCTCcctcggcggcgcgccgcccgtCACCCTCGCCGAGTTCACGCTGGGCGGTGGCGACGGGAAGGACTTCTACGACGTGAGCCTTgtgggcggcggccgacgggggAGCCcgggcgccgctcctccccccgccgcccgcgcgctgctcctcgccgcccctccccgccgcccacCTGCAGCTTctccccccaccgccgcctcgtcgcccctTGCCGGCCAtcgacgccctcctcctcctgccggcTGA
- the LOC107280997 gene encoding uncharacterized protein isoform X1, producing MMAATGRSCWWVAGRGGTRAARSSARAPPPAAAHEAHEAEEEAAGGTAATTRQITEDITKVHINKIITRQITVAATSPFVHFLFYYLSCSSHALSTCIVQLPFLSSIPKKYIHLFLIRAKPFRSMKFGRSPTLLLLVGFLWSQLQFGAEAAGTTVFTMRNNCTYTVWATTLSRNTAVAIGAGGFELSPGANVSFLAPDGWSGRLWARTDCATSGTASLACATGDFGGAVSCSLGGAPPVTLAEFTLGGGDGKDFYDVSLVGGGRRGSPGAAPPPAARALLLAAPPRRPPAASPPTAASSPLAGHRRPPPPAG from the exons atgatggcggcgacggggagaAGCTGCTGGTGGGTGGCGGGGAGGGGCGGCAcgcgggcggcgaggagcagcgcgcgggctcccccgccggccgccgcccacgaGGCTCacgaggcagaggaggaggcggcgggcggcacggcggcgacgacacggCAAATTACTGAGGATATCACCAAGGTCCATATAAACAAGATAATCACCAGGCAAATTACTGTTGCTGCTACTTCACCATTTGTGCATTTCCTCTTCTACTATCTTAGCTGCAGCTCGCACGCTTTGAGTACGTGCATTGTTCAACTGCCAtttctctcctcaattccaaaaaaatatattcaccTTTTTCTCATTCGAGCTAAACCATTTCGATCAATGAAATTCGGACGATCTCCAACCCTTCTACTCCTCGTTG GGTTCCTATGGTCGCAGCTGCAGTTCGGCGCTGAGGCAGCCGGCACGACGGTCTTCACGATGCGCAACAACTGCACCTACACCGTCTGGGCGACCACCTTGTCCAGAAACACAGCGGTGGCCATCGGGGCCGGCGGCTTCGAGCTGTCGCCCGGCGCCAACGTCTCGTTCCTAGCCCCGGATGGTTGGTCCGGCCGCTTGTGGGCGCGCACGGACTGTGCAACCTCTGGCACCGCGTCCCTCGCCTGCGCCACGGGGGACTTCGGCGGCGCCGTGAGCTGCTCcctcggcggcgcgccgcccgtCACCCTCGCCGAGTTCACGCTGGGCGGTGGCGACGGGAAGGACTTCTACGACGTGAGCCTTgtgggcggcggccgacgggggAGCCcgggcgccgctcctccccccgccgcccgcgcgctgctcctcgccgcccctccccgccgcccacCTGCAGCTTctccccccaccgccgcctcgtcgcccctTGCCGGCCAtcgacgccctcctcctcctgccggcTGA
- the LOC136356694 gene encoding uncharacterized protein, translating to MDCVVLTWLYRTISADLFHEVLSPTSSTRIVWRNLEHQFLGNSELRAINLTTEFYTFLQGDMSGTDYCRRLRAMVDSLADLGEPITNKTLVLNFLRGLNEKYHNLQTILPMQRPFPTFLEARSQLLIAEINKGQGHSTGAATAFVAAATSGTRGTCNGGNTSGTSSGNNGNGGNNGGSIGTSNATTPPAGSVQRPTTQWPTAFNPWAGTIQLTGQACL from the exons ATGGACTGCGTCGTGCTCACTTGGCTCTACAGAACCATCTCCGCCGACCTCTTCCATGAAGTCCTGTCCCCGACGTCGTCCACGCGTATCGTCTGGCGCAACCTCGAGCACCAGTTCCTCGGCAACTCCGAGCTTCGTGCCATCAACCTCACCACCGAGTTCTACACCTTCCTCCAAGGCGACATGTCCGGCACCGACTACTGTCGTCGTCTTCGCGCCATGGTAGATTCGTTGGCGGACCTCGGCGAACCGATCACCAACAAGACGCTCGTCCTCAACTTCCTTCGAGGTTTGAATGAAAAGTACCACAACTTGCAGACGATTCTCCCCATGCAGCGCCCGTTCCCGACGTTCCTAGAGGCACGCTCGCAACTTCTCATCGCCGAGATCAACAAGGGACAAGGCCactccaccggcgccgccactgCCTTTGTCGCAGCGGCCACCAGTGGTACTCGCGGGACCTGCAACGGCGGCAACACATCCGGCACCTCCAGCGGCAACAACGGTAACGGCGGCAACAACGGCGGCTCCATCGGCACCAGCAACGCCACCACGCCACCCGCTGGCTCGGTCCAGCGGCCCACGACGCAGTGGCCCACCGCCTTCAACCCGTGGGCCGGCACCATCCAGCTCACCGGCCAGGCCT gtctTTGA